In Chelonia mydas isolate rCheMyd1 chromosome 20, rCheMyd1.pri.v2, whole genome shotgun sequence, a single genomic region encodes these proteins:
- the SMUG1 gene encoding single-strand selective monofunctional uracil DNA glycosylase isoform X1: MMEQLDVPLGATPVGPAFPQGDVLATQFLQAELEQNVRLRELSFLDPVRYIYNPLEYAWEPHEDYVRRYCRSPKEVLFLGMNPGPFGMAQTGVPFGEVRHVREWLQIRGQVSKPAQEHPKRPVLGLECPQTEVSGARFWGLFRSLCPEPEAFFRRCFVHNHCPLLFMSQSGKNLTPADLPAAQRERLLQVCDDGLAQAVRLLSVAMVIGVGRFAEQRARKALASAGLQVRVEGLMHPSPRNPLANRGWEAIAKARLEELCVLPLLMG; the protein is encoded by the exons ATGATGGAGCAGCTGGATGTGCCCCTCGGTGCCACCCCTGTGGGTCCGGCCTTCCCCCAGGGGGATGTCCTGGCCACCCAGTTCCTGCAGGCCGAGCTGGAGCAGAACGTGCGTCTCAGGGAGCTCTCCTTCCTCGACCCCGTCCGCTACATCTACAACCCTCTGGAATACGCCTGGGAGCCCCACGAGGACTACGTGAGGAGATACTGCCGTTCCCCCAAAGAGGTGCTTTTCCTCGGCATGAACCCCGGCCCCTTCGGGATGGCACAGACCGGG GTGCCATTTGGGGAGGTGCGCCACGTCCGGGAGTGGCTGCAGATCCGCGGGCAGGTGTCTAAGCCAGCCCAGGAGCACCCCAAGAGACCTGTCCTGGGGCTGGAGTGCCCCCAGACAGAGGTGAGCGGTGCCCGCTTCTGGGGCCTCTTCCGCTCGCTGTGCCCTGAGCCTGAGGCCTTCTTCCGCCGCTGCTTCGTCCACAACCACTGCCCGCTGCTCTTCATGAGCCAGAGCGGCAAGAACCTGACGCCAGCCGACCTGCCAGCCGCCCAGCGTGAGCGCCTGCTGCAGGTCTGCGACGACGGGCTGGCCCAGGCCGTGCGCCTGCTCAGTGTTGCCATGGTGATCGGCGTGGGCCGCTTCGCCGAGCAGCGGGCCCGCAAGGCCCTGGCTTCGGCTGGCCTCCAGGTCCGGGTGGAAGGCCTGATGCACCCCTCGCCCCGCAACCCCCTGGCCAACAGGGGCTGGGAGGCCATTGCCAAGGCCAGGCTGgaggagctgtgtgtcctgcccCTGCTgatgggctga
- the SMUG1 gene encoding single-strand selective monofunctional uracil DNA glycosylase isoform X2, with the protein MMEQLDVPLGATPVGPAFPQGDVLATQFLQAELEQNVRLRELSFLDPVRYIYNPLEYAWEPHEDYVRRYCRSPKEVPFGEVRHVREWLQIRGQVSKPAQEHPKRPVLGLECPQTEVSGARFWGLFRSLCPEPEAFFRRCFVHNHCPLLFMSQSGKNLTPADLPAAQRERLLQVCDDGLAQAVRLLSVAMVIGVGRFAEQRARKALASAGLQVRVEGLMHPSPRNPLANRGWEAIAKARLEELCVLPLLMG; encoded by the exons ATGATGGAGCAGCTGGATGTGCCCCTCGGTGCCACCCCTGTGGGTCCGGCCTTCCCCCAGGGGGATGTCCTGGCCACCCAGTTCCTGCAGGCCGAGCTGGAGCAGAACGTGCGTCTCAGGGAGCTCTCCTTCCTCGACCCCGTCCGCTACATCTACAACCCTCTGGAATACGCCTGGGAGCCCCACGAGGACTACGTGAGGAGATACTGCCGTTCCCCCAAAGAG GTGCCATTTGGGGAGGTGCGCCACGTCCGGGAGTGGCTGCAGATCCGCGGGCAGGTGTCTAAGCCAGCCCAGGAGCACCCCAAGAGACCTGTCCTGGGGCTGGAGTGCCCCCAGACAGAGGTGAGCGGTGCCCGCTTCTGGGGCCTCTTCCGCTCGCTGTGCCCTGAGCCTGAGGCCTTCTTCCGCCGCTGCTTCGTCCACAACCACTGCCCGCTGCTCTTCATGAGCCAGAGCGGCAAGAACCTGACGCCAGCCGACCTGCCAGCCGCCCAGCGTGAGCGCCTGCTGCAGGTCTGCGACGACGGGCTGGCCCAGGCCGTGCGCCTGCTCAGTGTTGCCATGGTGATCGGCGTGGGCCGCTTCGCCGAGCAGCGGGCCCGCAAGGCCCTGGCTTCGGCTGGCCTCCAGGTCCGGGTGGAAGGCCTGATGCACCCCTCGCCCCGCAACCCCCTGGCCAACAGGGGCTGGGAGGCCATTGCCAAGGCCAGGCTGgaggagctgtgtgtcctgcccCTGCTgatgggctga